The following are encoded together in the Tripterygium wilfordii isolate XIE 37 chromosome 3, ASM1340144v1, whole genome shotgun sequence genome:
- the LOC119991841 gene encoding polygalacturonase-like → MASQHQMFLVFLLISMPFISCHNDLQEDNIIHHHEYYINGNIIDDYDDEVSGLYGGGSSSSSQAAYPSFFNSIFDDQVSSFKRFDKLGGSLRTSVNVDGFGAKGDGKTDDTQAFVNAWKAACSSKAAILVVPKKTYRLRPITFSGPCQSDVTFQIYGTIEASDNRGDYKENPRHWLVFDSVENLLVQGGGTINGNGKIWWQNSCKINKSLPCKDAPTAFTFYKCNNLMVKSLKIQDAQQIHVSFQGCINVQASNLVVTAPKESPNTDGIHVTETQNIQITSSVIGTGDDCISIASGSQNVLAQDITCGPGHGISIGSLGSGSSKAYVSGVTVIGATFSGTTNGVRIKTWQGGSGSASNIKFKNISMYNVTNPIIIDQNYCDQHKPCKQQKSAVQIKNVMYQNIKGTSASDVAINFDCSKSFPCQGIVLEDISLVRQGGKAAEAVCNNVNLVEYGVVSPQCP, encoded by the exons ATGGCTTCACAACATCAAATGTTCCTTGTCTTTTTACTGATCTCCATGCCCTTCATTTCATGTCACAATGACTTACAAGAAGACAATATCATCCATCATCATGAATATTACATTAATGGTAATATAAttgatgattatgatgatgaagTCTCTGGCTTATATGGTggtggttcttcttcttcttctcaagcTGCTTATCCTTCCTTTTTTAACTCCATTTTTGATGATCAAGTTTCAAGCTTTAAGAGGTTTGACAAACTGGGTGGTTCTCTAAGAACTAGTGTCAATGTTGATGGCTTTGGAGCTAAGGGTGACGGAAAAACTGATGATACCCAG GCATTTGTGAATGCTTGGAAAGCAGCTTGTTCATCAAAAGCAGCCATTCTTGTGGTGCCCAAGAAGACATATAGGCTTAGGCCCATCACATTCTCTGGCCCATGCCAATCTGATGTTACATTTCAG ATATATGGGACCATAGAAGCTTCTGATAACAGAGGAGACTATAAGGAAAACCCAAGACACTGGCTTGTCTTTGATAGTGTTGAGAATTTACTTGTTCAAGGAGGTGGAACAATCAATGGCAATGGCAAGATATGGTGGCAAAATTCCTGCAAAATCAACAAATCTCTT CCTTGCAAGGATGCTCCGACG GCTTTCACATTCTACAAATGCAATAACTTGATGGTGAAGAGCCTGAAAATCCAGGATGCTCAACAAATCCATGTCTCTTTCCAAGGTTGCATCAATGTCCAAGCTTCAAATCTTGTTGTAACTGCACCTAAAGAAAGCCCCAATACTGATGGAATCCATGTCACTGAGACCCAGAACATCCAGATCACAAGCTCTGTCATAGGAACag GTGATGATTGTATATCCATTGCCAGTGGGTCCCAAAATGTGTTAGCTCAGGACATCACCTGTGGACCAGGTCATGGAATCAG CATTGGAAGCTTAGGGTCTGGGAGTTCAAAAGCGTATGTTTCAGGAGTGACAGTGATTGGAGCTACGTTTTCTGGCACCACCAATGGAGTCAGAATCAAGACATGGCAGGGAGGGTCTGGAAGTGCAAGCAACATTAAGTTCAAAAACATTTCAATGTACAATGTCACCAACCCAATCATAATTGACCAAAACTACTGTGACCAACACAAACCTTGCAAACAACAG AAATCAGCAGTACAAATTAAGAATGTGATGTACCAGAACATTAAAGGGACTAGTGCTTCTGATGTGGCAATCAATTTTGACTGCAGCAAGAGCTTTCCATGTCAAGGGATTGTGTTGGAAGATATAAGCTTAGTAAGGCAAGGAGGGAAAGCAGCAGAAGCTGTATGCAACAATGTTAACTTGGTTGAATATGGAGTGGTGTCCCCACAATGCCCTTGA